From one Triticum urartu cultivar G1812 chromosome 3, Tu2.1, whole genome shotgun sequence genomic stretch:
- the LOC125549283 gene encoding B3 domain-containing protein Os03g0620400-like isoform X2: protein MEEETTFQDLLGFEFFLILLPNFLKKLRLPDKFAKVLDGCELQEVKLREDGRRRHLWDMEVVLDAEGHMYLGHGWEQFARAHGLRLGHFLVISYDSHFVLTVKVFDQSMCRRHYQHDNDASSASTSDSGSTVQGAEGEREVPPQTGAEEDDGEQVIYKMSNPCDSDGSQKGRCYSSEELSEDSPSVDNSVEPANLQTVSNNYVISAQCYPTKAQKVKIDALIEKIQPKITVLVVQMKKTNAKRHGTLVIQKDYAREHFPCEDTTVILQLPGKKKHWKCTFHITPSGMPDAGRRNLNLRNFSCDNHVSTGDICLFQPMTNVKHRRFRVTVHLLHKASIAHYPGGRTDIVSNHGSTSATMGGVKEEPPTDGEVYSSEHEQCKVSEDSQGASESLFILADRACLTPAQYLKCLGKVEEIKFKPPFYVSIVSKSMRQFPMLNFVWQYAARYLLQKFAAGHHDGNNSSISLVLQREGKSRSWTTKLNYRHRTLDTTNRMGIYKGWESFAHDNHLREGDLCLFKLMDNEEQLTMMVYIVRR from the exons ATGGAAGAGGAGACAACCTTTCAAGACTTGTTGGGTTTCGAGTTCTTCCTGATCCTACTCCCGAATTTCTTGAAGAAACTG AGGCTGCCAGACAAGTTTGCCAAGGTGCTCGACGGCTGTGAGCTTCAGGAAGTGAAGCTGAGGGAGGACGGGCGCAGGCGTCACTTGTGGGACATGGAAGTAGTGTTGGACGCGGAGGGCCACATGTACCTGGGGCATGGATGGGAGCAGTTCGCCCGTGCTCACGGCCTGCGGCTCGGGCACTTCCTCGTCATAAGCTACGACAGCCATTTCGTGCTAACCGTGAAGGTGTTCGACCAGAGCATGTGCCGCAGGCACTACCAGCACGACAACGATGCCA GCAGTGCGAGCACCAGTGACAGTGGCAGCACCGTG CAGGGAGCAGAGGGGGAAAGGGAAGTGCCACCGCAGACAGGGGCAGAGGAAGACGATGGGGAGCAG GTCATATACAAGATGAGTAATCCATGCGATTCAGATGGAAGCCAGAAGGGAAGATGTTATTCTTCTGAGGAATTGTCAG AAGACAGTCCATCTGTAGACAATTCTGTGGAGCCAGCTAATCTACAGACGGTTTCGAATAACTATGTCATATCAGCGCAGTGCTATCCTACAAAAGCACAGAAGGTGAAAATAGACGcacttatagagaaaattcaacctaaaatCACAGTGCTAGTTGTACAGATGAAGAAGACGAATGCAAAACGGCATGGCACTCTG GTAATACAAAAGGATTATGCACGCGAGCACTTTCCATGTGAAGACACAACTGTCATACTCCAGCTGCCTGGGAAGAAAAAGCATTGGAAATGCACATTCCACATCACGCCATCTGGCATGCCTGATGCAGGTCGGCGCAACCTCAATTTGCGCAACTTTTCCTGTGACAATCATGTGAGTACTGGTGATATCTGCCTCTTTCAACCAATGACAAATGTTAAGCACAGAAGATTCAGAGTGACAGTCCATCTCCTTCACAAAGCGAGCATTGCGCATTACCCTGGTGGAAGAACTGACATTGTCTCGAATCATGGAAGTACAAGTGCCACGATGGGCGGTGTGAAGGAGGAACCACCTACCGATG GTGAAGTGTACTCTTCAGAACATGAACAATGTAAAGTCTCTGAGGATTCCCAGGGAGCTTCCGAGAGTCTCTTCATCCTGGCTGACAGAGCTTGTCTAACACCAGCACAGTATTTGAAATGTCTGGGGAAAGTTGAGGAGATTAAGTTCAAACCGCCCTTTTATGTTTCTATCGTGAGCAAGAGCATGCGTCAGTTTCCCATGCTA AACTTTGTCTGGCAGTACGCAGCCAGATATCTGCTTCAGAAGTTTGCTGCTGGCCATCATGATGGAAATAATAGTTCAATCAGTTTGGTGCTTCAGCGGGAGGGGAAGAGCAGATCATGGACTACCAAGCTGAATTATAGGCATCGCACGCTAGACACGACCAACCGGATGGGCATTTACAAAGGATGGGAGTCTTTTGCCCATGACAACCACCTGCGGGAGGGGGACCTCTGTCTCTTCAAGCTGATGGATAACGAGGAGCAGCTGACGATGATGGTCTACATCGTCCGCCGCTAG
- the LOC125549283 gene encoding B3 domain-containing protein Os03g0620400-like isoform X4: protein MEEETTFQDLLGFEFFLILLPNFLKKLRLPDKFAKVLDGCELQEVKLREDGRRRHLWDMEVVLDAEGHMYLGHGWEQFARAHGLRLGHFLVISYDSHFVLTVKVFDQSMCRRHYQHDNDASSASTSDSGSTVQGAEGEREVPPQTGAEEDDGEQVIYKMSNPCDSDGSQKGRCYSSEELSAEDSPSVDNSVEPANLQTVSNNYVISAQCYPTKAQKVKIDALIEKIQPKITVLVVQMKKTNAKRHGTLVIQKDYAREHFPCEDTTVILQLPGKKKHWKCTFHITPSGMPDAGRRNLNLRNFSCDNHVSTGDICLFQPMTNVKHRRFRVTVHLLHKASIAHYPGGRTDIVSNHGSTSATMGGVKEEPPTDGEVYSSEHEQCKVSEDSQGASESLFILADRACLTPAQYLKCLGKVEEIKFKPPFYVSIVSKSMRQFPMLYAARYLLQKFAAGHHDGNNSSISLVLQREGKSRSWTTKLNYRHRTLDTTNRMGIYKGWESFAHDNHLREGDLCLFKLMDNEEQLTMMVYIVRR, encoded by the exons ATGGAAGAGGAGACAACCTTTCAAGACTTGTTGGGTTTCGAGTTCTTCCTGATCCTACTCCCGAATTTCTTGAAGAAACTG AGGCTGCCAGACAAGTTTGCCAAGGTGCTCGACGGCTGTGAGCTTCAGGAAGTGAAGCTGAGGGAGGACGGGCGCAGGCGTCACTTGTGGGACATGGAAGTAGTGTTGGACGCGGAGGGCCACATGTACCTGGGGCATGGATGGGAGCAGTTCGCCCGTGCTCACGGCCTGCGGCTCGGGCACTTCCTCGTCATAAGCTACGACAGCCATTTCGTGCTAACCGTGAAGGTGTTCGACCAGAGCATGTGCCGCAGGCACTACCAGCACGACAACGATGCCA GCAGTGCGAGCACCAGTGACAGTGGCAGCACCGTG CAGGGAGCAGAGGGGGAAAGGGAAGTGCCACCGCAGACAGGGGCAGAGGAAGACGATGGGGAGCAG GTCATATACAAGATGAGTAATCCATGCGATTCAGATGGAAGCCAGAAGGGAAGATGTTATTCTTCTGAGGAATTGTCAG CAGAAGACAGTCCATCTGTAGACAATTCTGTGGAGCCAGCTAATCTACAGACGGTTTCGAATAACTATGTCATATCAGCGCAGTGCTATCCTACAAAAGCACAGAAGGTGAAAATAGACGcacttatagagaaaattcaacctaaaatCACAGTGCTAGTTGTACAGATGAAGAAGACGAATGCAAAACGGCATGGCACTCTG GTAATACAAAAGGATTATGCACGCGAGCACTTTCCATGTGAAGACACAACTGTCATACTCCAGCTGCCTGGGAAGAAAAAGCATTGGAAATGCACATTCCACATCACGCCATCTGGCATGCCTGATGCAGGTCGGCGCAACCTCAATTTGCGCAACTTTTCCTGTGACAATCATGTGAGTACTGGTGATATCTGCCTCTTTCAACCAATGACAAATGTTAAGCACAGAAGATTCAGAGTGACAGTCCATCTCCTTCACAAAGCGAGCATTGCGCATTACCCTGGTGGAAGAACTGACATTGTCTCGAATCATGGAAGTACAAGTGCCACGATGGGCGGTGTGAAGGAGGAACCACCTACCGATG GTGAAGTGTACTCTTCAGAACATGAACAATGTAAAGTCTCTGAGGATTCCCAGGGAGCTTCCGAGAGTCTCTTCATCCTGGCTGACAGAGCTTGTCTAACACCAGCACAGTATTTGAAATGTCTGGGGAAAGTTGAGGAGATTAAGTTCAAACCGCCCTTTTATGTTTCTATCGTGAGCAAGAGCATGCGTCAGTTTCCCATGCTA TACGCAGCCAGATATCTGCTTCAGAAGTTTGCTGCTGGCCATCATGATGGAAATAATAGTTCAATCAGTTTGGTGCTTCAGCGGGAGGGGAAGAGCAGATCATGGACTACCAAGCTGAATTATAGGCATCGCACGCTAGACACGACCAACCGGATGGGCATTTACAAAGGATGGGAGTCTTTTGCCCATGACAACCACCTGCGGGAGGGGGACCTCTGTCTCTTCAAGCTGATGGATAACGAGGAGCAGCTGACGATGATGGTCTACATCGTCCGCCGCTAG
- the LOC125549283 gene encoding B3 domain-containing protein Os03g0620400-like isoform X1 yields the protein MEEETTFQDLLGFEFFLILLPNFLKKLRLPDKFAKVLDGCELQEVKLREDGRRRHLWDMEVVLDAEGHMYLGHGWEQFARAHGLRLGHFLVISYDSHFVLTVKVFDQSMCRRHYQHDNDASSASTSDSGSTVQGAEGEREVPPQTGAEEDDGEQVIYKMSNPCDSDGSQKGRCYSSEELSAEDSPSVDNSVEPANLQTVSNNYVISAQCYPTKAQKVKIDALIEKIQPKITVLVVQMKKTNAKRHGTLVIQKDYAREHFPCEDTTVILQLPGKKKHWKCTFHITPSGMPDAGRRNLNLRNFSCDNHVSTGDICLFQPMTNVKHRRFRVTVHLLHKASIAHYPGGRTDIVSNHGSTSATMGGVKEEPPTDGEVYSSEHEQCKVSEDSQGASESLFILADRACLTPAQYLKCLGKVEEIKFKPPFYVSIVSKSMRQFPMLNFVWQYAARYLLQKFAAGHHDGNNSSISLVLQREGKSRSWTTKLNYRHRTLDTTNRMGIYKGWESFAHDNHLREGDLCLFKLMDNEEQLTMMVYIVRR from the exons ATGGAAGAGGAGACAACCTTTCAAGACTTGTTGGGTTTCGAGTTCTTCCTGATCCTACTCCCGAATTTCTTGAAGAAACTG AGGCTGCCAGACAAGTTTGCCAAGGTGCTCGACGGCTGTGAGCTTCAGGAAGTGAAGCTGAGGGAGGACGGGCGCAGGCGTCACTTGTGGGACATGGAAGTAGTGTTGGACGCGGAGGGCCACATGTACCTGGGGCATGGATGGGAGCAGTTCGCCCGTGCTCACGGCCTGCGGCTCGGGCACTTCCTCGTCATAAGCTACGACAGCCATTTCGTGCTAACCGTGAAGGTGTTCGACCAGAGCATGTGCCGCAGGCACTACCAGCACGACAACGATGCCA GCAGTGCGAGCACCAGTGACAGTGGCAGCACCGTG CAGGGAGCAGAGGGGGAAAGGGAAGTGCCACCGCAGACAGGGGCAGAGGAAGACGATGGGGAGCAG GTCATATACAAGATGAGTAATCCATGCGATTCAGATGGAAGCCAGAAGGGAAGATGTTATTCTTCTGAGGAATTGTCAG CAGAAGACAGTCCATCTGTAGACAATTCTGTGGAGCCAGCTAATCTACAGACGGTTTCGAATAACTATGTCATATCAGCGCAGTGCTATCCTACAAAAGCACAGAAGGTGAAAATAGACGcacttatagagaaaattcaacctaaaatCACAGTGCTAGTTGTACAGATGAAGAAGACGAATGCAAAACGGCATGGCACTCTG GTAATACAAAAGGATTATGCACGCGAGCACTTTCCATGTGAAGACACAACTGTCATACTCCAGCTGCCTGGGAAGAAAAAGCATTGGAAATGCACATTCCACATCACGCCATCTGGCATGCCTGATGCAGGTCGGCGCAACCTCAATTTGCGCAACTTTTCCTGTGACAATCATGTGAGTACTGGTGATATCTGCCTCTTTCAACCAATGACAAATGTTAAGCACAGAAGATTCAGAGTGACAGTCCATCTCCTTCACAAAGCGAGCATTGCGCATTACCCTGGTGGAAGAACTGACATTGTCTCGAATCATGGAAGTACAAGTGCCACGATGGGCGGTGTGAAGGAGGAACCACCTACCGATG GTGAAGTGTACTCTTCAGAACATGAACAATGTAAAGTCTCTGAGGATTCCCAGGGAGCTTCCGAGAGTCTCTTCATCCTGGCTGACAGAGCTTGTCTAACACCAGCACAGTATTTGAAATGTCTGGGGAAAGTTGAGGAGATTAAGTTCAAACCGCCCTTTTATGTTTCTATCGTGAGCAAGAGCATGCGTCAGTTTCCCATGCTA AACTTTGTCTGGCAGTACGCAGCCAGATATCTGCTTCAGAAGTTTGCTGCTGGCCATCATGATGGAAATAATAGTTCAATCAGTTTGGTGCTTCAGCGGGAGGGGAAGAGCAGATCATGGACTACCAAGCTGAATTATAGGCATCGCACGCTAGACACGACCAACCGGATGGGCATTTACAAAGGATGGGAGTCTTTTGCCCATGACAACCACCTGCGGGAGGGGGACCTCTGTCTCTTCAAGCTGATGGATAACGAGGAGCAGCTGACGATGATGGTCTACATCGTCCGCCGCTAG
- the LOC125549283 gene encoding B3 domain-containing protein Os03g0620400-like isoform X3: protein MEEETTFQDLLGFEFFLILLPNFLKKLRLPDKFAKVLDGCELQEVKLREDGRRRHLWDMEVVLDAEGHMYLGHGWEQFARAHGLRLGHFLVISYDSHFVLTVKVFDQSMCRRHYQHDNDASSASTSDSGSTVGAEGEREVPPQTGAEEDDGEQVIYKMSNPCDSDGSQKGRCYSSEELSAEDSPSVDNSVEPANLQTVSNNYVISAQCYPTKAQKVKIDALIEKIQPKITVLVVQMKKTNAKRHGTLVIQKDYAREHFPCEDTTVILQLPGKKKHWKCTFHITPSGMPDAGRRNLNLRNFSCDNHVSTGDICLFQPMTNVKHRRFRVTVHLLHKASIAHYPGGRTDIVSNHGSTSATMGGVKEEPPTDGEVYSSEHEQCKVSEDSQGASESLFILADRACLTPAQYLKCLGKVEEIKFKPPFYVSIVSKSMRQFPMLNFVWQYAARYLLQKFAAGHHDGNNSSISLVLQREGKSRSWTTKLNYRHRTLDTTNRMGIYKGWESFAHDNHLREGDLCLFKLMDNEEQLTMMVYIVRR from the exons ATGGAAGAGGAGACAACCTTTCAAGACTTGTTGGGTTTCGAGTTCTTCCTGATCCTACTCCCGAATTTCTTGAAGAAACTG AGGCTGCCAGACAAGTTTGCCAAGGTGCTCGACGGCTGTGAGCTTCAGGAAGTGAAGCTGAGGGAGGACGGGCGCAGGCGTCACTTGTGGGACATGGAAGTAGTGTTGGACGCGGAGGGCCACATGTACCTGGGGCATGGATGGGAGCAGTTCGCCCGTGCTCACGGCCTGCGGCTCGGGCACTTCCTCGTCATAAGCTACGACAGCCATTTCGTGCTAACCGTGAAGGTGTTCGACCAGAGCATGTGCCGCAGGCACTACCAGCACGACAACGATGCCA GCAGTGCGAGCACCAGTGACAGTGGCAGCACCGTG GGAGCAGAGGGGGAAAGGGAAGTGCCACCGCAGACAGGGGCAGAGGAAGACGATGGGGAGCAG GTCATATACAAGATGAGTAATCCATGCGATTCAGATGGAAGCCAGAAGGGAAGATGTTATTCTTCTGAGGAATTGTCAG CAGAAGACAGTCCATCTGTAGACAATTCTGTGGAGCCAGCTAATCTACAGACGGTTTCGAATAACTATGTCATATCAGCGCAGTGCTATCCTACAAAAGCACAGAAGGTGAAAATAGACGcacttatagagaaaattcaacctaaaatCACAGTGCTAGTTGTACAGATGAAGAAGACGAATGCAAAACGGCATGGCACTCTG GTAATACAAAAGGATTATGCACGCGAGCACTTTCCATGTGAAGACACAACTGTCATACTCCAGCTGCCTGGGAAGAAAAAGCATTGGAAATGCACATTCCACATCACGCCATCTGGCATGCCTGATGCAGGTCGGCGCAACCTCAATTTGCGCAACTTTTCCTGTGACAATCATGTGAGTACTGGTGATATCTGCCTCTTTCAACCAATGACAAATGTTAAGCACAGAAGATTCAGAGTGACAGTCCATCTCCTTCACAAAGCGAGCATTGCGCATTACCCTGGTGGAAGAACTGACATTGTCTCGAATCATGGAAGTACAAGTGCCACGATGGGCGGTGTGAAGGAGGAACCACCTACCGATG GTGAAGTGTACTCTTCAGAACATGAACAATGTAAAGTCTCTGAGGATTCCCAGGGAGCTTCCGAGAGTCTCTTCATCCTGGCTGACAGAGCTTGTCTAACACCAGCACAGTATTTGAAATGTCTGGGGAAAGTTGAGGAGATTAAGTTCAAACCGCCCTTTTATGTTTCTATCGTGAGCAAGAGCATGCGTCAGTTTCCCATGCTA AACTTTGTCTGGCAGTACGCAGCCAGATATCTGCTTCAGAAGTTTGCTGCTGGCCATCATGATGGAAATAATAGTTCAATCAGTTTGGTGCTTCAGCGGGAGGGGAAGAGCAGATCATGGACTACCAAGCTGAATTATAGGCATCGCACGCTAGACACGACCAACCGGATGGGCATTTACAAAGGATGGGAGTCTTTTGCCCATGACAACCACCTGCGGGAGGGGGACCTCTGTCTCTTCAAGCTGATGGATAACGAGGAGCAGCTGACGATGATGGTCTACATCGTCCGCCGCTAG